From Rudanella lutea DSM 19387, a single genomic window includes:
- a CDS encoding ABC transporter substrate-binding protein, translating into MLLIQADLWAQLNPEAERRYRAAVKMVQLGEYEKAKTELQPIMQRGTALSPFAYYHHAIASFRQRNFGATVLTIRQLLDKFPDWRKKEDANYLLAAALFETGKLDEAIQTVRRANTPELRTDVDQLERYFYSQITDLNRLKVLQRQYPDNRNLGLALVELIQQKSTDKNDLELSDRLSNRFGVPAPTPGQSAGPAAPVRTTPTRTGKAKGYYNVAVLFPFRVDGFDAEKRLRANQYVYDLYDGMKMAKAKLQSEGVTVNLFAYDIDNSEDKTLELLNNPTFAQTDLVFGPLYAEPNRLVRDFTNQNGLVLVNPIATSSDLVTNQPSAFLAQASLNQQAEQALAFVKSLGVPKKVAIYYGASRRDSTLAATYQADAKKAGYQVMEFRKLTGNGVAMAAGMTVSDVNKPGHVFFVSSNDEDGPNLSDALSRRKVSSPLLATASAFDFYKSSSSVFSRRETYLIYPEFIDPDRPAAEEFQKKYLAERNIIPSVYACQGYDQLLFFGRQIARRGLPLKNWATLRTESGEDYVMSGFDYTRNNENQIVPIVKYVGGRFTKIN; encoded by the coding sequence TTGTTGTTAATCCAGGCCGACCTGTGGGCGCAGCTGAACCCGGAGGCTGAACGCCGGTACCGGGCGGCCGTGAAAATGGTGCAGCTGGGCGAGTATGAAAAAGCCAAAACCGAGCTGCAGCCCATTATGCAGCGTGGCACGGCCCTGTCGCCATTTGCGTACTATCACCACGCTATTGCCTCGTTTCGGCAGCGGAATTTTGGCGCTACGGTTCTCACGATCCGGCAATTGCTCGATAAATTTCCCGACTGGCGTAAGAAAGAAGATGCCAACTATCTGCTGGCAGCTGCCCTGTTTGAAACCGGTAAACTCGACGAAGCCATTCAGACGGTTCGGCGAGCCAACACGCCCGAGTTACGTACCGACGTCGACCAGCTGGAACGGTATTTCTACAGCCAGATTACCGACCTGAACCGGCTCAAAGTGCTTCAACGACAGTACCCCGACAACCGGAATCTGGGCCTGGCACTGGTTGAACTAATCCAGCAAAAATCGACCGACAAAAACGACCTTGAATTGTCGGACCGGCTCTCGAATCGGTTTGGCGTTCCCGCGCCCACACCGGGGCAATCGGCCGGGCCGGCTGCGCCCGTCAGAACCACGCCTACCCGCACGGGAAAAGCAAAAGGCTACTACAACGTGGCCGTTCTGTTTCCGTTTCGGGTGGATGGATTTGATGCCGAAAAACGGTTGCGGGCCAATCAGTACGTGTACGATCTGTACGACGGGATGAAAATGGCAAAAGCCAAGCTACAGTCGGAAGGGGTAACGGTGAATCTGTTTGCTTACGATATTGACAATAGCGAGGATAAAACCCTTGAGTTGCTCAATAACCCCACCTTTGCCCAGACCGATCTGGTGTTTGGTCCCCTCTACGCCGAACCCAATCGGCTGGTTCGCGATTTCACGAATCAGAACGGGCTTGTGCTGGTCAACCCGATTGCAACCAGCAGCGATCTGGTGACTAATCAGCCATCGGCTTTTCTGGCACAGGCATCGCTGAATCAGCAGGCTGAGCAGGCGCTGGCATTTGTCAAGTCGCTGGGGGTACCTAAAAAAGTGGCCATCTATTACGGGGCCTCCCGACGTGACTCAACTTTAGCCGCTACCTATCAGGCCGATGCCAAAAAAGCGGGGTATCAGGTGATGGAGTTTCGAAAACTAACGGGCAACGGAGTCGCCATGGCGGCTGGTATGACTGTTTCGGACGTGAACAAGCCGGGGCATGTGTTTTTTGTGAGCAGCAACGACGAAGACGGGCCCAATTTGTCGGACGCTTTGAGTCGGCGGAAAGTAAGCAGCCCCCTGTTGGCTACAGCCTCGGCCTTTGACTTTTACAAAAGCTCCAGCTCGGTGTTTTCCCGGCGGGAGACGTACCTGATTTATCCCGAGTTTATTGATCCCGATCGCCCGGCGGCTGAGGAGTTTCAGAAAAAATACCTTGCCGAGCGCAACATCATCCCATCGGTTTACGCCTGTCAGGGGTACGATCAGCTGCTTTTCTTCGGACGGCAGATTGCCCGGCGGGGGCTTCCGCTCAAAAACTGGGCTACTCTGCGCACCGAGTCCGGCGAAGATTATGTGATGTCGGGTTTCGACTACACCAGGAACAACGAAAACCAGATTGTCCCCATCGTCAAATACGTTGGGGGCCGATTTACGAAAATTAATTAG
- the yidC gene encoding membrane protein insertase YidC has translation MDRNQLIGILLILAMLVGYQFLVPKPEQTEQPAQTTKVTKPSASSATSDRPQTLDSAAARALYGDFAGVSTGQERDIVLENKDVKVTFSTLGGRVKEVLLKNYKTFDGKPLLLIDSRRNQTVLELPTSRGKVDLHKLYYQTGAQSGSVTGGATQVAFRAEVAPGQAVEQVYSLPAEGFTIDYDLRLNGLTNVGNGDVRFFWQDRMEQFENDLKNNRLAATVNYLTAGEEFDHLAETESSDEVTVEEPVKWFSIKHKYFLASFITKNAPLNKANFRTLVDPADSLTVKTAVADVSLPMADLKSGKGQYRFYYGPNDFQVIKEGIAPEFDRNVYLGYSILKPINKYFFVPVFNLLEKFISNYGILIVLLVVFVKLLLTPLTYKSYVSMAKMRVLAPELAEIREKVGDDMAKQQQEQMKLYQQVGVSPLSGCVPVLATMPILLALFQLFPNLIELRGKSFLWAPDLSTYDAFLQFPLAIPFLGNHLSLFTVLMTISSIAYAYYNNQTTPQQPGPVNMKALSYIFPVMFMFVLNSFPAGLTWYYFVSNVVTIAQQQLIRRFVDEDKIRLVLDENKKKFASGEGKKSKFQSYIQKQLAAAEEARKQAEEAQRNLEKRGKKK, from the coding sequence ATGGATCGTAATCAACTTATTGGTATTCTGCTGATTCTGGCAATGTTGGTCGGGTATCAGTTTCTGGTGCCAAAACCAGAGCAGACCGAACAGCCCGCTCAAACAACGAAAGTAACCAAGCCTTCTGCTTCATCGGCAACGTCGGACCGTCCCCAAACCCTCGACTCGGCCGCTGCCCGCGCCCTCTACGGCGATTTTGCAGGTGTCAGCACCGGTCAGGAACGCGATATTGTTCTCGAAAACAAAGATGTTAAAGTTACCTTCAGTACCCTTGGGGGCCGAGTAAAAGAGGTTCTCCTGAAAAATTACAAGACGTTCGATGGTAAGCCGCTCCTCCTGATCGACAGCCGCCGGAACCAGACCGTACTCGAACTACCCACCAGTCGGGGCAAAGTCGATCTGCACAAACTGTACTACCAGACCGGGGCTCAGAGTGGTTCCGTAACGGGTGGGGCAACGCAGGTGGCGTTCCGGGCCGAGGTAGCACCGGGGCAAGCCGTGGAGCAGGTGTATAGCCTGCCCGCCGAAGGTTTCACTATTGATTACGACCTGCGCCTGAACGGCCTCACCAATGTAGGCAACGGCGATGTACGCTTCTTCTGGCAGGACCGGATGGAGCAGTTTGAAAACGATCTCAAAAACAACCGCCTGGCCGCTACGGTCAATTACCTGACGGCGGGCGAAGAGTTTGATCACCTGGCCGAGACCGAAAGCAGCGACGAGGTGACGGTAGAGGAGCCCGTGAAGTGGTTCTCGATCAAGCACAAGTATTTCCTGGCGAGTTTCATCACGAAAAATGCTCCGCTCAATAAAGCTAACTTCCGCACGCTCGTAGACCCGGCCGATAGCCTGACCGTGAAAACGGCCGTAGCTGATGTATCGCTGCCGATGGCGGATCTGAAAAGTGGCAAAGGACAGTACCGGTTCTATTATGGCCCCAACGATTTTCAGGTAATTAAAGAAGGAATCGCGCCCGAGTTTGACCGTAACGTGTACCTCGGCTACTCTATTCTGAAGCCTATCAACAAGTACTTCTTTGTGCCGGTATTCAACCTGCTCGAGAAGTTCATCAGCAACTACGGTATTCTGATTGTGTTGCTGGTGGTGTTTGTAAAATTGCTGCTTACCCCCCTGACCTACAAGTCGTACGTGAGCATGGCCAAAATGCGCGTGCTGGCCCCCGAATTGGCTGAGATCCGGGAGAAAGTAGGCGACGATATGGCCAAGCAGCAGCAGGAGCAAATGAAGCTGTACCAGCAGGTAGGGGTAAGCCCGCTTAGCGGCTGTGTACCGGTGCTGGCTACCATGCCTATTCTGCTGGCCTTGTTTCAGTTGTTCCCGAACCTGATTGAGCTACGGGGTAAGTCGTTCCTGTGGGCCCCCGACCTCTCGACCTACGATGCGTTCTTGCAGTTCCCGTTGGCGATTCCGTTCCTTGGCAACCACCTGAGCTTGTTTACGGTGTTGATGACCATCTCGTCGATTGCCTACGCGTACTACAACAACCAGACGACCCCGCAGCAGCCCGGCCCTGTAAACATGAAGGCGCTGAGCTACATTTTCCCGGTGATGTTTATGTTCGTGCTGAACTCCTTCCCGGCGGGTCTGACCTGGTACTATTTTGTATCGAACGTAGTGACCATTGCCCAGCAGCAGCTGATTCGGCGGTTTGTTGATGAAGACAAAATCCGGCTGGTGCTCGACGAGAACAAGAAGAAATTTGCGTCGGGCGAAGGCAAGAAGTCGAAATTCCAGTCGTACATCCAGAAGCAGCTGGCGGCTGCTGAAGAAGCCCGCAAGCAGGCCGAAGAAGCCCAGCGGAATCTGGAGAAACGCGGTAAGAAAAAATAA